From Alienimonas californiensis, a single genomic window includes:
- a CDS encoding metallophosphoesterase family protein: MRAILSDIHGNLEALEAVLADIDGLNGGSGVDEIYCLGDVIGYGPDPAACIDLVRDRCALTLLGNHDQASLFDPEGFNKTAERAIFWTRRTLENGRGAAERFDFLGELPRTHAERGETLLFVHGSARNPLNEYVFPEDIYNGPKMSKIFQLVGRHCFQGHTHIPGVFTEDLDFLSPADLDGQYTLGAAKALVNVGSVGQPRDGDARASYVTLEGDRLTFRRVEYDHRATAEKIYEIPELDNYLGDRLANGQ; encoded by the coding sequence GTGCGCGCCATTCTCTCCGACATTCACGGAAATCTGGAGGCGCTGGAGGCCGTCCTCGCGGACATTGACGGCCTGAACGGCGGGTCCGGGGTGGACGAGATCTACTGCCTCGGCGACGTGATCGGCTACGGCCCGGACCCGGCGGCCTGCATCGATCTCGTCCGCGACCGCTGCGCCCTGACCCTGCTGGGGAACCACGACCAGGCCAGTCTGTTCGATCCGGAGGGGTTCAACAAGACCGCCGAACGCGCGATCTTCTGGACCCGCCGCACGCTGGAGAACGGCCGCGGCGCTGCGGAGCGGTTCGACTTCCTCGGCGAGTTGCCCCGCACCCACGCCGAACGCGGCGAAACGCTGCTGTTCGTCCACGGCAGCGCCCGCAACCCGCTGAACGAGTACGTCTTCCCGGAGGACATCTATAACGGGCCGAAGATGTCCAAGATCTTTCAGCTCGTCGGGCGGCACTGCTTCCAGGGGCACACGCACATCCCCGGGGTGTTCACGGAGGACCTGGACTTCCTCAGCCCCGCCGACCTGGACGGGCAGTACACGCTGGGCGCCGCCAAGGCGCTGGTGAACGTCGGCAGCGTGGGCCAGCCGCGCGACGGCGACGCCCGGGCCAGCTACGTGACCCTGGAGGGCGATCGCCTGACGTTCCGCCGCGTCGAGTACGATCACCGCGCCACCGCGGAAAAGATCTACGAGATTCCGGAACTCGACAACTACCTCGGCGACCGCCTGGCCAACGGGCAGTAG